A window of the Brachyspira suanatina genome harbors these coding sequences:
- a CDS encoding tyrosine-type recombinase/integrase, producing LFEYLKLRKSILKQRNKIHNMLFIKTNGEPLNINTISTIMHFISKKTNTKVTCHSLRRGFATDMAENGTDIYVISKMLGHQNINTTVSRYIYVLAGMIKEAMENHPFAKFEYGTKKDFTNSDKNIKSDEVIAIKNMFEDLTNKMNDIINHLPRETDIKKA from the coding sequence GCTATTTGAATATTTAAAATTAAGAAAATCTATATTAAAGCAAAGAAATAAAATACATAATATGCTATTTATTAAAACAAACGGCGAGCCTTTGAATATAAATACTATAAGCACAATAATGCATTTCATTTCTAAAAAGACAAATACAAAAGTTACATGTCATTCATTAAGAAGAGGCTTTGCAACCGACATGGCAGAAAACGGAACTGACATTTATGTTATATCAAAAATGCTAGGACATCAAAATATAAATACAACCGTGTCAAGATATATTTATGTTTTGGCTGGTATGATAAAAGAAGCTATGGAAAATCATCCGTTTGCTAAGTTTGAATATGGTACGAAAAAAGACTTTACTAATTCGGACAAAAATATAAAAAGCGATGAGGTGATTGCAATAAAAAATATGTTTGAAGATTTAACAAACAAGATGAATGACATTATAAATCATCTGCCGAGAGAAACGGATATTAAAAAGGCTTGA